AGAATTACGTCAGGCCATTCATCGAATAGGGGTTAATGTAAATCAGATTGCAAAAAAGGTCAATGAAGATGACCAGGTTAGCTTAGAGGAGCTGAGTCAGATTCTTGAACTACAAAAAGATTTGAAAGCTACAGTCAATCAATTTATTCAGAAACAAGAAAATCAAACAAAGGAACAAGACAGATGGTTGTAACAAAAGTCCTGCAGATAAAAGGAGTGGCTTCTTTGGGGCGCTCTACAAAATACATCGAGGACGAAGCAAAAACAGTCGAGCTGACCGATATAAAAAGTTTGACCAACGCTTTACGCTATATTGAGAATCCATCGAAAACGAGTCTCTTAGAACAAGATGATCATCTAGAATTTCCAGCAGTCGTCAAAGATGGACGGGTGGTCAAGCAGCTTGTTTCTACTTATGGCATCACAGATGCCAGTACAGCGACAGAAGAATTTCTTTTGACAAAAAAGAATGCGGCTCAGCGAAGAGGAACAAAAGAATTATCCGATATTCAAAATCCGAATCGAGTTTTGGCTCATCATATCATCCAATCATTTTCTCCGGAAGACGATTTGAGTCCGCAAGAAATTCATGAGATTGGCCGCAAAACGATTTTAGAATTGACTGGTGGTCAACATGAATTTGTCATTGCGACTCACATGGACAAGGGGCACATTCATAATCACATCATTTTCAATTCTACTAATTCTGTAACCTTAAATAAATTTCGCTGGCAGAAAGGAACGAAAAAAAGTTTAGAGAATATTTCAGATAAGTATGCGGATTTGGCTGGAGCAAAAATTCTAAAAGAGCAATTATGGACGAATCGAAAATCCTATCATGCTTACCGCACTAAAAATTCTTTTCGTTATGAGATTAAATCTCGATTGGATTTTCTTTTGCAACAATCAACTTCTCTTGAGGATTTTAAACTCAAAGCCCAGGCTTTAGATCTTATTCCTGATACGACAGGCAAAGAAGTAAAATACCGGTTGGCTGATCGGGACCAAACTAGAAATGTCCGTGATCGTACTTTGTCAAAAAAGGGAAATTATTCTTTGGAGAAAATTTCTGAGAGAGTTGTTGCTAACGAGGTGACCTTCTCTGTCGATGAAATTAAATCTGAATATGAAAAAATGGTCGCAGAGCGAGACGATGATTTTGAAATGAAAATCACAGTTGAAGAATGGCAGGTGATGGAAGAAACCAAGAATGGCATTTATATTGAAATGGAATTTGGGCTCAGGAATAAGGGAACTATTCTCATTCCTGCTCATCAGGTCGAGAAAGTGGAAGATGGTTCTTATGAAATTTTCATCCGGAAGAATGATTTCTATTATTTCGTTAATCCGGAACATGCGGATAAGAACAGGTACATGAAAGGAGAAACAGTTGCTTCCCAGCTGTCTTATGATAATGGAGAAATGATTGTCCGTAAGAATCCTAAAATCTCAAGTTTGGATCAGCTTGTCCGTGAGTATAATTATTTATCTGCTCATGGTGTAACCGAAGGACAGCAATTTGATGAATTGCTGAATCGATTTGAAGAGGAACTAGAGGAGGTAGATAAGATGCTTGATAAATTAGATCGACGCTTGGGTGATCTAAATAAAATTCAGGCGGCCTTCCTTGGTCTGGAGTCAAGAAATTCCCAGGAAGTAAAATTAGCTGAATCTATTTTGAAAGATTTTAAAGTGGATCCTAGCACTCGCAAAGCAGAAATTGATAAACTTGTCAAAGAGGCAACCTTCGAGCGGCAGGCTTTGCACCAAAGAGTAGAAGCTATCACAAAAGATTACAAATTACACCAGGACATTGAAAAGAATGTAGAGCAACGCAAGGAGCGAGAAAATTTATTGTAAAATATTTATAAATATCATTATAATTATATTGACAAATATAATTATAATGATATAATGGAAATATAGAAAAACAGGAGGAAGACGATGGATATTTTTGACGCTTATGGTTTTCAAAACCAAGTTGAGAATGTTGCCAAAGAGGGGAATCTTAAGGAATCCTTGAAATTATTAGGGATTGTTTATTTTGATGGTAGCCTAGAGAAAGGTAATGAGAACATAATCGTTTTTGAGTTTTCAAAAAGTCGCACAATGGCAATCGAGGTTCGACTTATGGAAAAGAAAATACGATTTTGGGGCTGGAGAGGAGATCGTCTAAAAGGTGACTATTTTTGGAAATATGTCTTTGAAAATTATGAAGAACTATGGTATAGAATTTTAAATTTACTTATTGCAGAATATTTCTCGCCTGCTGAATGTATTTCTTGTGAGATTGTAGCTACCGTTAAAAGTGACCTGTTATGTCATTGGCTAGAAGGTACCGAAGACACCGAAGACACCGAAGACGATACGCTCTATGTTGGTAGGTTATTGTTATTTGGATTTGTTCCGCTATGGAAAGTAAAGCATACTAAAAAAGAGTGGGAAGAAATAGCTTTGATTGAAAGCTTGAAAAATAAGATTGTTAAGTATCAGTTTGAGGAGGATATCAAATGAAGATTATCACATTTGCCGCTATCAAAGGCGGTGTCGGAAAAACTACTTTAACTTTTAATTATGGGGAGTGGTTGGCTAAGAAAGGGCACAATGTCCTGCTGATTGACCTGGATCATCAGTGTAATTTGACCCAGTGTTATAATATCTATGAGAGCAAGAATACCATTGCTAATGCCTTTAAAGGAGGCAACGTGGATATTAAGCAAGTCAAAGAAAATATTAGTCTGATTCCAGGCTCAGTTCAGCTGGACAGTGTGGAGCGAGATCTGGAGAATAGTGATAAGAAAAATATGTTGCTTTATCTCTGGTTAGAAGATAACTACGATAAGAAGCAGCTGGATCAGTTTGACTATATCCTGATTGACTGCAGGCCAGATTTTGCGACAGCAACCAAAAATGCAGTTGCTGTTAGCCATGCTATCATCAGTCCACTGACTCCTTCTGAGTTTGGCTATAACGCTAAGTTCAATCTCTCTACACGGTTAGAAGCGTTTCGAAAGGATGTGATTGACTATCGCACAAGAGAGTCATATATTACAGCAGAGCTTTATTTCCTAGCTAATATGATCCGGCCAAACTATGGCTCATCCAGAGAATTGCTGGAGGCTTTAGGGCTGGAAGCTAAAGAAAAGGGTGTAGATAACCTTCTAGGGATGGTGCCAGCAAAAGAATTATTTAATCATTCAACGATTGATAAGGTTTCTATTGCGGACATGAAGGAGAATCCTGAGCTTTATCAAAAACACAAAAAGTTTTTTAACGAGCTAGAGCATACTTTTTCAAAAATTTATGATACAATATAATTATATTTATAAACACAAATACAATTATAAATATAATTAGAAGGAGATTATCATGGCATTTACCCCTAAGGAAAAAGAAATATCACAGATCATTGAAGCGAGTAGCCAACCTGATCAGACTCCGAATAAGGTCGCAGTAGAGTTTGAAAGCTTTGAGCGCAAGAAGCAGTTTCAATTTACTCTGAAACCTAGCAATCGAGAGAAACTGGATAAAGTGGCTAAAGCAGCTGGTGCAAAGTCGGCCTCGGATTATCTTGATAAGTGGTTGGAGAGTTTATAATATAAACCAGATATAATTATATTTATAAACATAATTATATCTGGTTATGATAAGGAGAAATTATGGATTTAATCACGAGACTCTTGGCAGAGAGAGAAGGAAAAGTACATGGTGGTATTTATGACATCACACAGAAACGCTTTGCTTATAATTCTAACCGAATCGAAGGGAGTCGTCTGACAGAAGAACAAACTAGCTTAATTTATGAGACAAAGACAATCGCAAATATTGATGCTAAAGGAATCAAAATTGATGATCTGGTAGAAATGAATAATCATTTCAAGTGCTTTGATTATATCTTAGATACCGTTAACGAGCCGCTGACAGAGGACTATATTAAAACGCTGCATCGGATTCTAAAAAGTGGAACAAGTTCGGAGCATAACCCGATAGCTCCAGTTGGTCGTTATAAAGTTTTACAAAATGAGGTGGGAAAAATTGCGACAGCTTCTGTCGAACAAACTGAAGATGAGATGCTTTCTTTGCTGCTTGGTTATGACTTAAAAGAACAGAAAGATTTGAATTACTTAACAAGCTTTCATGCACAGTTTGAAAGGATTCATCCCTTTGCGGATGGAAATGGTCGCATAGGTCGGTTGCTTTTGTATAAACAGTGTTTGAAAGAAGGTCTTACACCCCTAATTGTAGATGATCTTAATAAGGCAACTTACTATTCAGCACTTGAAGCGTTTCAGGTTCAAGACAACAGACAGCCCTTGTTTGATTATTTCCGCTCGGAGCAGAAATTCTATGAAAACTATCTCAAAAACAAAGGATTTGAAGGGGCTATCAATGATGAGAAAGCTGGTGACTTTATAAAAAAGTCAGATAAATTCTCAGAGAAATTGGAGCAATTTAAGCAAAAGGCAGAAAAAGAATCTCCTCAAAAACCCCATCTCAAAGAAGAGAAAGGTTTATAATTATAAATATAACTATAAACATAAACACAAATATAAAAGAATCTTCATTCTTTTTGTTGTGAAATATGCTATACTAGTTGTGAGGTGATAACCCTAACAACCACCTTGAGTCTGGTTTTATACCAGGCTTTTATTTATTTAGGAATAGAAAAATTTGAACTCTTGGACTAAAATAATTATAATTTCTTAGTATGATTATTTTAGTCCAGGAGTATTTTTAGTTTGGATACGAAGATTATTGATGAAAGAGATTTTGTTGAGAAATTTAAAGAGAAAAACTTAGAAGGATTTCATAAATTTGTAAGTGATTATGACAACTATATCTCTCCGATTATGCGTGCTAGAGGATATAAGTTTGTAAATTATGCTGAAAGAACAGTGACCTTCACTTTTGGCCAAGTCACATTTACTAGGAAACGCTGGTATAAAAAAGGGAAGTGTAGGATCCCAGTAGATGAAAAGCTGGGATTAGAAAAGCGAGCCGCTTACTCAAAAGAGTTGCTTTATCAAATTACAAGATTGGCGACAATGATGCCTTATCGGAAAGTAGTGGAAGTAATTGAACTTATGTATCAAGTGTATATCACTAAAGATACCGTGCTAAAGGCAATTCAATTGGCGGATGAGCTTCTAGCTGAAAAGGAAGATTATCGCTTTTATCAAGAAAGTAAGATGATCAAAAAAATAGAAGCACCCGTCATTTATCTTGAAGGAGATGGCTTATGGATAAAGGTCACTGAACAAGAAAAAGAAAGAAGGAACAAAGATATAGCGCATTTTGTGATTCACACAGGATCAGAGCGAAAAGGAAATAGAACCATTCTAAAAAATAAGGTAGAAATTGTATCTCAAAATAATCGAGTTGCTAGAGAGAAGGTCGTTGATTATATTTATAATCATTTTGAGATCAATCAAAATACTTTGCT
This genomic window from Streptococcus cristatus AS 1.3089 contains:
- a CDS encoding ParA family protein; amino-acid sequence: MKIITFAAIKGGVGKTTLTFNYGEWLAKKGHNVLLIDLDHQCNLTQCYNIYESKNTIANAFKGGNVDIKQVKENISLIPGSVQLDSVERDLENSDKKNMLLYLWLEDNYDKKQLDQFDYILIDCRPDFATATKNAVAVSHAIISPLTPSEFGYNAKFNLSTRLEAFRKDVIDYRTRESYITAELYFLANMIRPNYGSSRELLEALGLEAKEKGVDNLLGMVPAKELFNHSTIDKVSIADMKENPELYQKHKKFFNELEHTFSKIYDTI
- a CDS encoding helical hairpin domain-containing protein — translated: MVVTKVLQIKGVASLGRSTKYIEDEAKTVELTDIKSLTNALRYIENPSKTSLLEQDDHLEFPAVVKDGRVVKQLVSTYGITDASTATEEFLLTKKNAAQRRGTKELSDIQNPNRVLAHHIIQSFSPEDDLSPQEIHEIGRKTILELTGGQHEFVIATHMDKGHIHNHIIFNSTNSVTLNKFRWQKGTKKSLENISDKYADLAGAKILKEQLWTNRKSYHAYRTKNSFRYEIKSRLDFLLQQSTSLEDFKLKAQALDLIPDTTGKEVKYRLADRDQTRNVRDRTLSKKGNYSLEKISERVVANEVTFSVDEIKSEYEKMVAERDDDFEMKITVEEWQVMEETKNGIYIEMEFGLRNKGTILIPAHQVEKVEDGSYEIFIRKNDFYYFVNPEHADKNRYMKGETVASQLSYDNGEMIVRKNPKISSLDQLVREYNYLSAHGVTEGQQFDELLNRFEEELEEVDKMLDKLDRRLGDLNKIQAAFLGLESRNSQEVKLAESILKDFKVDPSTRKAEIDKLVKEATFERQALHQRVEAITKDYKLHQDIEKNVEQRKERENLL
- a CDS encoding plasmid mobilization protein — translated: MENGEKRKRSVQKLIRLTEEEARFISTKVSESGMANFNSFARIMLIMGEVKILKFDELKELRQAIHRIGVNVNQIAKKVNEDDQVSLEELSQILELQKDLKATVNQFIQKQENQTKEQDRWL
- a CDS encoding ISLre2 family transposase; translation: MDTKIIDERDFVEKFKEKNLEGFHKFVSDYDNYISPIMRARGYKFVNYAERTVTFTFGQVTFTRKRWYKKGKCRIPVDEKLGLEKRAAYSKELLYQITRLATMMPYRKVVEVIELMYQVYITKDTVLKAIQLADELLAEKEDYRFYQESKMIKKIEAPVIYLEGDGLWIKVTEQEKERRNKDIAHFVIHTGSERKGNRTILKNKVEIVSQNNRVAREKVVDYIYNHFEINQNTLLVTNSDMGHGYTPYIFQEIAKGLKIKNHEHFWDRFHLNKEIKKSVTSYSNELYDRFIEAIKNNSRKKLKSAIDTLESLVLNTQDEKKFESFISFKKRLLLNFQYAVSPEQRNLEIDSLGIMESQHRKISYRMKNRGMYWSIEHADTMSHIILLSDKQIRDLFFGNWRKEYEKYRSEGMSGAKIKEKMNKVPRSLGLMVDASWKGHRHRERDRFLNKR
- a CDS encoding Fic family protein; the protein is MDLITRLLAEREGKVHGGIYDITQKRFAYNSNRIEGSRLTEEQTSLIYETKTIANIDAKGIKIDDLVEMNNHFKCFDYILDTVNEPLTEDYIKTLHRILKSGTSSEHNPIAPVGRYKVLQNEVGKIATASVEQTEDEMLSLLLGYDLKEQKDLNYLTSFHAQFERIHPFADGNGRIGRLLLYKQCLKEGLTPLIVDDLNKATYYSALEAFQVQDNRQPLFDYFRSEQKFYENYLKNKGFEGAINDEKAGDFIKKSDKFSEKLEQFKQKAEKESPQKPHLKEEKGL